In the Gossypium raimondii isolate GPD5lz chromosome 9, ASM2569854v1, whole genome shotgun sequence genome, one interval contains:
- the LOC105799393 gene encoding phospholipase A1-Igamma3, chloroplastic has translation MASLHLLSLNHPKFTLHTASFQLGPLRKYKLNQKSNNLSFQKSIKCSTSLSSLSPEVEEECLVLEEEDERPLSEIWKEIQGCHDWDGLLDPMNSHLRREIIRYGEFAQACYDSFDFDPHSKYCGSCKYQGARFFEKLGMADRGYQISRYLYATSDINLPNFYQKSKLSSVWSTHANWMGYVAVCTDEDEIKRLGRRDIVVSWRGTVTYLEWIYDLKDILHSPNFTNDPSIKMELGFYDLYTKKEDTCNFCSFSAREQVLAEIKRLLDYYDGEEISITITGHSLGAALAIITAYDIAELGVNIVNDGRVTHKIPITVYSFGGPRVGNLKFKERCEKLGVKVLRVINIHDKVPTVPGIFANEKLQFQKYLEETVSFPWSYAHVGVELTLDHTHSPFLKPASDLGCAHNLEAHLHLLDGYHGKGRRFCLANKRDIALVNKDSNFLKKEYGVPPHWRQDENKGMVKNNDGRWVLPERARVEAHPHDISYHLNKILKIATGSSQLKQAQ, from the coding sequence ATGGCTTCCCTGCATCTCCTCTCTCTAAACCACCCCAAATTCACCCTACATACTGCTTCTTTTCAATTAGGTCCCTTAAGAAAATACAAGTTGAATCAGAAAAGCAACAATCTTAGCTTCCAAAAGAGCATCAAATGTTCAACATCCTTATCAAGTTTAAGCCCAGAGGTAGAGGAGGAATGTTTGGTTTTAGAAGAAGAGGACGAGCGGCCACTTTCCGAAATCTGGAAGGAAATTCAAGGGTGCCACGACTGGGATGGGCTGCTGGACCCCATGAACTCCCATCTCCGCCGCGAAATCATCCGCTACGGTGAATTTGCTCAAGCATGCTACGACTCTTTCGACTTCGATCCTCACTCCAAGTACTGCGGTTCATGCAAATATCAAGGAGCCCGTTTCTTCGAAAAGCTTGGGATGGCCGACCGTGGCTACCAAATCAGCAGGTACCTTTACGCCACCTCCGACATTAACCTCCCAAACTTCTACCAGAAATCAAAGCTAAGCAGTGTGTGGAGCACCCATGCAAACTGGATGGGATACGTCGCCGTATGCACCGATGAAGACGAGATCAAACGGCTAGGAAGACGCGATATTGTTGTTTCTTGGAGAGGAACTGTTACGTATCTTGAATGGATTTATGATCTCAAGGACATCCTTCACTCACCAAATTTCACCAACGACCCTTCCATTAAAATGGAGTTAGGGTTTTATGACTTGTACACCAAGAAAGAGGACACTTGCAACTTTTGCTCCTTCTCGGCTCGTGAACAAGTTTTAGCTGAAATTAAAAGGCTTCTCGACTACTACGATGGTGAAGAGATTAGTATTACAATTACAGGGCATAGTCTTGGGGCAGCTTTGGCTATAATAACAGCTTATGATATTGCAGAGTTGGGAGTTAACATTGTAAATGATGGAAGGGTTACCCATAAAATACCGATTACAGTGTACTCTTTTGGCGGCCCTCGAGTGGGCAATCTTAAGTTCAAGGAACGGTGTGAAAAGCTAGGAGTTAAGGTACTTAGAGTGATAAATATTCACGATAAAGTACCGACAGTTCCGGGGATATTCGCCAATgaaaagcttcaatttcaaaagtatttGGAAGAGACGGTATCTTTTCCATGGAGTTACGCACATGTCGGCGTTGAACTGACATTGGATCACACCCATAGCCCGTTTCTGAAACCCGCAAGCGACCTCGGTTGCGCACACAATCTCGAGGCTCATTTACACTTGCTTGACGGATACCATGGGAAAGGGCGACGGTTCTGCTTGGCTAATAAGAGGGACATTGCGCTTGTTAACAAGGACAGCAACTTCTTGAAGAAAGAGTACGGGGTGCCACCGCACTGGCGCCAGGACGAGAACAAAGGGATGGTAAAAAACAACGACGGCCGTTGGGTTTTGCCGGAGCGGGCGAGAGTGGAGGCTCATCCACATGACATCTCCTACCACCTTAACAAAATACTAAAGATTGCTACCGGTTCTTCTCAGCTCAAACAAGCACAATAA